The following proteins are co-located in the Apium graveolens cultivar Ventura chromosome 5, ASM990537v1, whole genome shotgun sequence genome:
- the LOC141660943 gene encoding uncharacterized protein LOC141660943 — protein sequence MLKWAIELGQFDLEYFPRTSIKGQALADFILEFDSEVYNKAIVLAEPSSQGNPPVDVMEDFPHPWWILHVDEAVNNNGAGAGIVLITPEGNRLMSVIHFKFYVTNNDAEYEALINSLKIALEVGVVKLIARSDSELVVNQVNGGFQARGPRTELYMRCVQRLLEKFGSARLEGVPRKENSNVDALEKIGSQMDSVQLGQISLGIQEIPSIPEVRVFQTQEIPRENWMTLIHNYIRMGAFPEDKLQVRRLRYQVAK from the coding sequence ATGTTAAAGTGGGCGATAGAGCTGGGACAATTTGATTTGGAATATTTCCCTCGTACATCAATCAAGGGACAAGCATTGGCTGATTTCATACTTGAGTTTGACTCTGAAGTATACAATAAGGCAATAGTGTTGGCAGAACCTTCCTCACAAGGAAATCCTCCTGTTGACGTGATGGAAGATTTCCCACACCCTTGGTGGATCTTACATGTTGATGAGGCTGTGAATAATAATGGAGCAGGCGCCGGGATTGTCTTAATCACCCCGGAAGGGAATCGTTTGATGAGTGTCATCCACTTCAAATTTTATGTCACtaacaatgatgctgagtatgaagcATTGATCAATAGTTTGAAAATAGCTCTGGAGGTGGGGGTTGTGAAATTGATAGCTCGAAGTGATTCTGAGTTAGTTGTAAACCAAGTCAACGGAGGTTTCCAAGCCCGAGGACCTCGGACAGAGTTATATATGAGATGTGTGCAGCGTCTACTGGAAAAGTTTGGAAGTGCCAGGCTAGAAGGTGTGCCAAGGAAAGAAAATAGTAATGTAGATGCCTTGGAAAAGATAGGGTCGCAAATGGACAGCGTCCAACTTGGGCAAATTTCTTTGGGAATCCAAGAAATCCCAAGTATTCCAGAAGTACGGGTGTTCCAGACACAGGAGATCCCGCGAGAAAATTGGATGACCCTCATTCATAACTATATTCGAATGGGAGCTTTTCCAGAAGACAAGTTACAGGTTCGACGCCTTCGTTATCAGGTTGCgaagtga